TCATCTTAAATGTCTTGCTGCGGCGGGTCTCGTGGTGCGCCACAGAGAGGGGACATGGGTTTTGTATCGACTGGCGGATAGGGCAGTGATGGGAGAGATTGTGCGCTCTCTGGTGGGTTGGGTAGAAACGGATGACGATATTGTTCGGCGTGATGAAGGGCGTCTGTCGGCTGTGCGTCATGACCGGGCGGTTCAGGCGGCTGCGTATTTTCGGAGCAATGCTGCTGCGTGGGATAGAGTGCGGGCACTTCATGTGTCAGAGGCTTCTGTTGAGGAGGCTATGTTAGAGATGGCCTCGCAGGCGCACTTTGATGTCATGGTGGATTTGGGTACGGGTACGGGGCGCATGTTGGAGACGTTTGCCGGACGAATAAAGCAAGGTATTGGTTTTGATGTCAGTCATGAAATGCTGTTTTTTGCGCGTACCAATTTGGAACGGGCAGATCTAGGTCATTGTCAGGTGCGTCATGGCGATATCTATAACGTGCCTCTAGCGGATAATGTGGCAGATTTAGTAGTGATGCATCAGGTGTTGCATTATCTGGATAATCCGGCGGGGGCTGTTAGAGAGGCGGGTCGATTGTTGCGACCAAAGAAGGGACGATTGGTGGTAGCGGATTATGCACCTCATGATTTGGAGTTTTTACGTCAAGAG
The sequence above is drawn from the Parvularculales bacterium genome and encodes:
- a CDS encoding metalloregulator ArsR/SmtB family transcription factor, whose amino-acid sequence is MQNNDGKLHSDTLLTALRAVGDSTRLRILIILSHGELTVSELTRVLDQSQPRVSRHLKCLAAAGLVVRHREGTWVLYRLADRAVMGEIVRSLVGWVETDDDIVRRDEGRLSAVRHDRAVQAAAYFRSNAAAWDRVRALHVSEASVEEAMLEMASQAHFDVMVDLGTGTGRMLETFAGRIKQGIGFDVSHEMLFFARTNLERADLGHCQVRHGDIYNVPLADNVADLVVMHQVLHYLDNPAGAVREAGRLLRPKKGRLVVADYAPHDLEFLRQEHAHRRLGFRAEEVAAWMREAGFGLIEMRSLSDNNGENPLKVVIWASKRQGRAVRVPRAYHEGVHKVEINNYG